Proteins encoded in a region of the Quercus lobata isolate SW786 chromosome 8, ValleyOak3.0 Primary Assembly, whole genome shotgun sequence genome:
- the LOC115958361 gene encoding guanylyl cyclase 1 isoform X3: MVLETLGITTCDFQALMELCPTHSIWTIDLAYLLHKFNVSFSFFTITVGANPSYSFETFYKEQLPNDLLRVDTLFKKAREAGINIECRSIGGKDISYLILSGKFIAIALVDQRKLSQPWSENLSVSGFSGSNSCYTGHYVVICGYDTDADEFEIRDPASFRLPQSGCQPKEIHDQTNKLTFRVTVIQARKNVRISSKCLEEARKCFGTDEDLLLISLEKSVKQNSPSPQGPQLPSNVNLDL; this comes from the exons ATGGTTCTGGAAACTCTTGGCATTACCACCTGCGATTTTCAGGCATTGATGGAACTATGCCCCACACATAG CATTTGGACCATTGATCTCGCATATCTATTGCACAAGTTTAATGTTAGTTTTTCCTTCTTCACAATAACAGTTGGAGCAAACCCAAGTTATTCGTTCGAAACATTTTACAAG GAGCAATTACCTAACGATCTGTTGCGAGTAGATACGCTATTTAAAAAAGCACGGGAAGCTGGAATTAATATAGAG TGCAGGTCAATCGGTGGTAAGGACATTTCATACTTGATTTTGTCAGGGAAGTTTATTGCAATTGCATTAGTGGACCAACGCAAGTTGAG TCAGCCTTGGTCTGAGAATTTAAGTGTTTCAGGCTTCTCTGGCAGCAACTCCTGCTACACTG GTCACTATGTCGTGATTTGCGGCTATGACACTGATGCAGATGAGTTTGAGATTAGAGATCCTGCAAGTTTCAG ATTACCCCAATCAGGATGTCAACCTAAGGAAATTCATGACCAGACCAATAAGTTAACTTTCAGAGTTACAGTGATACAAGCGAG GAAAAATGTTCGGATTTCATCAAAGTGCCTAGAAGAAGCACGGAAATGCTTTGGTACTGATGAAGATCTTCTTTTG ATATCTCTGGAGAAGAGTGTGAAACAAAACAGCCCTTCACCCCAAGGTCCCCAACTTCCTTCAAATGTCAATTTGGATTTATGA
- the LOC115958361 gene encoding guanylyl cyclase 1 isoform X2 — MWPLYFLFNKILNTDEEQESDGDCLSFVNSYPFEQRPSSARCHEAVLPRSYFVEVPHIKQLDCWDCGLACVLMVLETLGITTCDFQALMELCPTHSIWTIDLAYLLHKFNVSFSFFTITVGANPSYSFETFYKEQLPNDLLRVDTLFKKAREAGINIECRSIGGKDISYLILSGKFIAIALVDQRKLSQPWSENLSVSGFSGSNSCYTGHYVVICGYDTDADEFEIRDPASFRKNVRISSKCLEEARKCFGTDEDLLLISLEKSVKQNSPSPQGPQLPSNVNLDL; from the exons ATGTGGCCGTTATATTTTCTATTCAACAAGATTCTTAATACCGATGAAGAACAAGAATCAGATGGAGATTGTTTAAGTTTCGTGAATTCTTACCCGTTTGAACAGCGACCAAGCAGTGCAAGATGCCACGAGGCAGTCTTGCCCCGTTCATACTTTGTTGAA GTCCCCCACATAAAGCAGCTAGATTGTTGGGATTGTGGCCTTGCTTGTGTTCTGATGGTTCTGGAAACTCTTGGCATTACCACCTGCGATTTTCAGGCATTGATGGAACTATGCCCCACACATAG CATTTGGACCATTGATCTCGCATATCTATTGCACAAGTTTAATGTTAGTTTTTCCTTCTTCACAATAACAGTTGGAGCAAACCCAAGTTATTCGTTCGAAACATTTTACAAG GAGCAATTACCTAACGATCTGTTGCGAGTAGATACGCTATTTAAAAAAGCACGGGAAGCTGGAATTAATATAGAG TGCAGGTCAATCGGTGGTAAGGACATTTCATACTTGATTTTGTCAGGGAAGTTTATTGCAATTGCATTAGTGGACCAACGCAAGTTGAG TCAGCCTTGGTCTGAGAATTTAAGTGTTTCAGGCTTCTCTGGCAGCAACTCCTGCTACACTG GTCACTATGTCGTGATTTGCGGCTATGACACTGATGCAGATGAGTTTGAGATTAGAGATCCTGCAAGTTTCAG GAAAAATGTTCGGATTTCATCAAAGTGCCTAGAAGAAGCACGGAAATGCTTTGGTACTGATGAAGATCTTCTTTTG ATATCTCTGGAGAAGAGTGTGAAACAAAACAGCCCTTCACCCCAAGGTCCCCAACTTCCTTCAAATGTCAATTTGGATTTATGA
- the LOC115958361 gene encoding guanylyl cyclase 1 isoform X1, with the protein MWPLYFLFNKILNTDEEQESDGDCLSFVNSYPFEQRPSSARCHEAVLPRSYFVEVPHIKQLDCWDCGLACVLMVLETLGITTCDFQALMELCPTHSIWTIDLAYLLHKFNVSFSFFTITVGANPSYSFETFYKEQLPNDLLRVDTLFKKAREAGINIECRSIGGKDISYLILSGKFIAIALVDQRKLSQPWSENLSVSGFSGSNSCYTGHYVVICGYDTDADEFEIRDPASFRLPQSGCQPKEIHDQTNKLTFRVTVIQARKNVRISSKCLEEARKCFGTDEDLLLISLEKSVKQNSPSPQGPQLPSNVNLDL; encoded by the exons ATGTGGCCGTTATATTTTCTATTCAACAAGATTCTTAATACCGATGAAGAACAAGAATCAGATGGAGATTGTTTAAGTTTCGTGAATTCTTACCCGTTTGAACAGCGACCAAGCAGTGCAAGATGCCACGAGGCAGTCTTGCCCCGTTCATACTTTGTTGAA GTCCCCCACATAAAGCAGCTAGATTGTTGGGATTGTGGCCTTGCTTGTGTTCTGATGGTTCTGGAAACTCTTGGCATTACCACCTGCGATTTTCAGGCATTGATGGAACTATGCCCCACACATAG CATTTGGACCATTGATCTCGCATATCTATTGCACAAGTTTAATGTTAGTTTTTCCTTCTTCACAATAACAGTTGGAGCAAACCCAAGTTATTCGTTCGAAACATTTTACAAG GAGCAATTACCTAACGATCTGTTGCGAGTAGATACGCTATTTAAAAAAGCACGGGAAGCTGGAATTAATATAGAG TGCAGGTCAATCGGTGGTAAGGACATTTCATACTTGATTTTGTCAGGGAAGTTTATTGCAATTGCATTAGTGGACCAACGCAAGTTGAG TCAGCCTTGGTCTGAGAATTTAAGTGTTTCAGGCTTCTCTGGCAGCAACTCCTGCTACACTG GTCACTATGTCGTGATTTGCGGCTATGACACTGATGCAGATGAGTTTGAGATTAGAGATCCTGCAAGTTTCAG ATTACCCCAATCAGGATGTCAACCTAAGGAAATTCATGACCAGACCAATAAGTTAACTTTCAGAGTTACAGTGATACAAGCGAG GAAAAATGTTCGGATTTCATCAAAGTGCCTAGAAGAAGCACGGAAATGCTTTGGTACTGATGAAGATCTTCTTTTG ATATCTCTGGAGAAGAGTGTGAAACAAAACAGCCCTTCACCCCAAGGTCCCCAACTTCCTTCAAATGTCAATTTGGATTTATGA